In the genome of Paenibacillus sp. GP183, the window GAGTATACAACAAAAAACCACCCGAATTTCGGGTGGTTATGTTGTATTACTTAAAGGTGGTTTTTTCTAGCAATTTATTGTAGATCAGCACGTACAATCAAACGATGAGAACCGTCGTTATCACAGGTTATCAAAGTCAGATGCTTGCCTTTCGCAGGTTGATCAAGAACGGAAATATCTGTCGGTTCGACCATTTCGGAACCCGTTACTTTATATTGTAAAGTCTGGTTTCCATTCTGAATGGTGACGATGTCCCCCGCTGCCAGTTCTTGCAATCGGTTAAACATGCGTCCGTACTTGTAACTGTGATGCGCTGCAATTACTGTGTTGCCGTCGTTTCCAATCGCGGCTGTCCCGGCCAAATGAGCCGCTCCAACATTCAGATTGGCATTGCTGGCTCCCTCCAGGATGGGCAACCTGACATTAATTTTGGAGATTTCCAGGATGCCGATACCCATTGTAGCCGGTTTCTTCTTGATTGGTGGTGCTAGTGCCTGTACCTTAGCAATGGAATCCGCTGAAGATGATTTAACAACAGTTTTGACAGGCTGTGCCGGTGCATGATCTACCTTTGGAGCTTCTTTCACCAGGGAAAATGTTTCGGGTACAGAAGATTCCATATAACCCGAGCTATCGGGAGATTCAAGCTGAACATCCTCTACCGGCGCTACTGAGGCAGCATCCGTGAATTCATTTAATGAAGCAAGCAGCTTTTGCTGCTGCAGATCTTCATAATAAAGCTGCAATTGGGGAAATGCGAATACGCACATCCCGATCAGCATCAGAACGATCCCCCATCGACGCATGATCTTAGCCTCCATTCATGGGAAGGAGAGGAGAATATGCTTCTCCTCTCATTTCATGCTTCTAGCTTATTGGTTGCGGTGAAGTTTGAATACGCCAAGCGCTCCAAGAAGCATCATTAACGTACCGATCAGGTAGAAGGACCAAGGAACTTGCTGACCTGTTTGCGGCAGGGAATCATAGCCTGCAACAGGCTGTATACCATTACCTGCTGCTATGCTTGCTCCAGCTGCAGGCAATAATTCACCGCTTCCTGGTTGACTTCCATTCGCTCCATTAACCGCTGTTTGGCCAGGCATTGGAGTTGCAGTTGGCGTTGGAGTTGAGCTGGTATCCTGCGGCGTTCCGGAGCTTGAATCGGAAACGCTTGTTCCTGGCGCTGGTGTTGTTCCAGGTGCTGGTGTCGTTCCAGGTGCTGGTGTTGCGCTTGGTGTCGGTGTGAGAAAGTCATTGCCCGGAGTCACCACTCCCAGGTCAACACTAGCTAGAACAGGTGTCTTGGTTACATCATTTACCCACACATTCAAAGCAGGCTTGCCTGTTACATCAATTTCAATATCTTTACTTTCATTGGCTGCCAGCTCAATTTCTTTCTTGAGATCCACACCGGCTACTGCGTAAGTAACGATGACAGGTACATCTGTCTTGTTCTCAAAATGGTAGCGAACCTTGCCGACAGTAAGTTGAGGCAATGCCTTTACTATGATCTGATCTGCATTTACTTGAACAGTCGGAGTTGTAATCACTGTGATCGGTTTCAGGGTTAACTGATTGACCCAGAATGCAAGAGAAGTTTTGTCGGAAGCATCGATTTCAATAATTCTGGTTTCATTGCCAGCCAAATCAATTTCTTTGGTCACCGTTGTCCCAGCCCAGCCATATTTCAACGTTACCGGTGCCGAGTTGCTGTTGACAAGCTGCAAACGAATCTTCCCTGCAACTCTTGCCAGCAGCGGCTTCACAGTGATCGATTTGGCATCAATTTGTGCATTTGCGGCTGTATATACATAGGCTGTCACAGGAGCTTTGGCTACTTCGTTGACCCATATCGTAAGTGCAGCCGTCAATTTCGAATCAAGCTCAACTATTTTGCTTTCATGTGCAGCCAAAACCAATTGTTGTTTGGCATTGGTTCCTGTCAGCACATAAGATACAAGAGCAGGCACATCATCATTGTTTACAAAAAGGAAACGAATCTTCCCGTCTACCAAGGCTTGCAGCGGCTTCACTACAACCAGATCCGCCTTTATGTAAGCATTAAGCGCAGCAGTTGTAAATGATTCTACT includes:
- a CDS encoding class D sortase — encoded protein: MRRWGIVLMLIGMCVFAFPQLQLYYEDLQQQKLLASLNEFTDAASVAPVEDVQLESPDSSGYMESSVPETFSLVKEAPKVDHAPAQPVKTVVKSSSADSIAKVQALAPPIKKKPATMGIGILEISKINVRLPILEGASNANLNVGAAHLAGTAAIGNDGNTVIAAHHSYKYGRMFNRLQELAAGDIVTIQNGNQTLQYKVTGSEMVEPTDISVLDQPAKGKHLTLITCDNDGSHRLIVRADLQ
- a CDS encoding LPXTG cell wall anchor domain-containing protein, producing the protein MKLSLKTVKLGLSSLMVTGIIMLPTAAFAANGNVNVNLNEVLHAATANANEHEGDADWKEHKKADLVFVKPLSNKDGKIQFECVNNGNENVKMKYGLYGGLKKEIDLAAHETKVVEFDSSVKAFLDLSINGIAKTPVESFTTAALNAYIKADLVVVKPLQALVDGKIRFLFVNNDDVPALVSYVLTGTNAKQQLVLAAHESKIVELDSKLTAALTIWVNEVAKAPVTAYVYTAANAQIDAKSITVKPLLARVAGKIRLQLVNSNSAPVTLKYGWAGTTVTKEIDLAGNETRIIEIDASDKTSLAFWVNQLTLKPITVITTPTVQVNADQIIVKALPQLTVGKVRYHFENKTDVPVIVTYAVAGVDLKKEIELAANESKDIEIDVTGKPALNVWVNDVTKTPVLASVDLGVVTPGNDFLTPTPSATPAPGTTPAPGTTPAPGTSVSDSSSGTPQDTSSTPTPTATPMPGQTAVNGANGSQPGSGELLPAAGASIAAGNGIQPVAGYDSLPQTGQQVPWSFYLIGTLMMLLGALGVFKLHRNQ